From a single Calothrix sp. NIES-2098 genomic region:
- the mro gene encoding aldose 1-epimerase translates to MSTLENPSSQNQPGNINLNKENFGEVDNQQTYLFTFTNRKGDRVKITNYGGIVTEWISLDKNGKKSNIVIGYKNLDSYLAEPPYFGALIGRFANRIAKGKFQIEGQIYSLPTNNGENHLHGGNKGFDKVVWDAKIIEGDPPTLLLSYLSKDAEEGYPGNLQVKVSYTFTDDNELEIEYNAETDKATPINLTNHSYFNLTGDVSNLILNHTLMIDADNYIPVDSNLIPTGEIKSVIGTPFDFKTPDKIGTRIKEAGGYDHNYVLNQKDNSDKPIAILTDDISGRKLEVFTDQPGMQFYSGNMLNGAFKTDEGQAIKQYAALCLETQHFPNSPNEPRFPSVILHPKDKYHTVTKYKLSLH, encoded by the coding sequence ATGTCTACCTTAGAGAATCCTTCATCCCAGAACCAGCCAGGAAATATTAATTTAAACAAAGAGAATTTTGGTGAAGTTGATAATCAACAAACTTATCTGTTTACTTTTACAAATAGAAAAGGCGATCGCGTAAAAATTACCAACTATGGCGGCATCGTTACTGAATGGATTTCGCTAGATAAAAATGGTAAAAAATCAAATATAGTTATAGGTTATAAAAATTTAGATAGCTACTTAGCAGAACCACCGTATTTTGGTGCTTTAATTGGTCGCTTTGCTAATCGAATTGCTAAAGGAAAATTCCAAATAGAAGGACAAATCTATTCCTTACCTACCAATAATGGCGAAAATCATCTCCACGGCGGTAATAAAGGCTTTGATAAAGTAGTGTGGGATGCAAAAATCATCGAGGGCGATCCACCTACATTGCTATTAAGTTATCTCAGCAAAGATGCGGAAGAGGGCTATCCTGGCAATCTCCAAGTAAAAGTTAGTTATACATTTACAGATGATAACGAACTAGAAATTGAATATAATGCCGAAACTGACAAAGCTACCCCGATTAATTTAACCAATCATTCTTATTTTAACTTAACAGGTGATGTCAGCAATTTGATTTTAAATCATACTCTGATGATTGATGCGGATAACTACATACCTGTCGATAGTAATCTTATTCCTACAGGTGAAATCAAATCGGTAATAGGTACTCCTTTTGATTTTAAAACGCCTGATAAGATTGGCACAAGAATTAAAGAAGCTGGTGGATACGATCATAATTATGTATTAAATCAAAAAGATAATTCTGACAAACCAATAGCAATATTAACTGACGATATCAGTGGTAGAAAGCTGGAAGTATTTACAGACCAGCCAGGGATGCAGTTTTATTCAGGTAATATGCTGAATGGCGCATTTAAAACAGATGAAGGTCAAGCAATTAAACAATATGCAGCATTATGTTTAGAAACGCAGCATTTTCCTAATTCTCCTAATGAGCCAAGATTTCCATCTGTAATACTACATCCTAAAGACAAATATCATACAGTTACCAAATATAAACTTTCGCTTCATTAA
- a CDS encoding sugar transporter, whose protein sequence is MTSTTRPRRQANTYYVILIAGAAALGGFLFGFDTAVINGAVVALSKAFNTSSWVTGFAVSLALLGSAVGAFFAGQIADRYGRVKAMVVASALFTISAIGSGIAFTIWDFIFWRLLGGIAVGAASVIAPAYIAECSPSHLRGRLGSLQQLAIVVGIFIALLSDYFIAVSAGSAESPFLFGIAAWRWMFWSAVPPAVFYGMAALTIPESPRYLVAQNREPEAANVLTKILGGNVQEKIAEIRETVMRERRPNMSDLLSRSGGLLPIVWIGIGLSVFQQFVGINVIFYYSSVLWRAVGFSEKNSLTITVITGAVNIITTLVAIAFVDKFGRKPLLILGSIGMTVTLGTMAYIFGHAATDAAGNPTLTGNAGIIALVAANLYVFCFGFSWGPVVWVLLGEMFNNRIRAAALAVAAAMQWIANFVVSTTFPPILQYFGLGAAYGIYTTAAAISLFFVWFFIRETKGMELEEM, encoded by the coding sequence ATGACATCTACTACTCGTCCTCGTCGGCAAGCAAACACCTATTATGTCATCTTGATTGCGGGCGCTGCTGCTCTTGGTGGCTTTTTGTTTGGCTTTGACACGGCTGTAATTAACGGCGCAGTTGTAGCTTTATCCAAAGCTTTTAATACTAGCAGTTGGGTGACTGGTTTTGCAGTCTCCCTCGCTTTGCTAGGGTCTGCGGTTGGAGCCTTCTTTGCCGGACAGATTGCAGACCGTTATGGTCGTGTTAAAGCAATGGTTGTAGCTTCGGCGTTATTTACTATTAGTGCTATTGGTTCAGGGATTGCCTTTACTATTTGGGATTTCATCTTTTGGCGTTTATTAGGTGGAATTGCAGTTGGCGCTGCTAGTGTCATCGCTCCAGCTTACATTGCAGAATGTTCTCCCTCCCACTTACGCGGCAGGTTAGGTTCTCTCCAGCAATTAGCGATTGTGGTGGGAATTTTTATCGCTTTACTAAGTGACTACTTTATTGCTGTGTCAGCAGGTTCAGCAGAGTCGCCGTTTTTATTTGGTATTGCAGCCTGGCGTTGGATGTTTTGGTCAGCAGTTCCACCAGCAGTGTTCTATGGAATGGCTGCTTTAACAATTCCAGAATCTCCGCGTTATTTAGTGGCGCAAAATCGAGAGCCAGAAGCGGCTAACGTTTTAACCAAAATTTTGGGGGGTAACGTACAGGAAAAAATCGCAGAGATTCGGGAAACAGTCATGCGAGAGCGTCGTCCCAATATGTCCGATCTGTTAAGCAGAAGTGGCGGACTCCTCCCAATTGTTTGGATTGGAATTGGCTTATCTGTATTCCAGCAATTTGTTGGGATTAATGTCATCTTCTACTACAGCAGTGTGTTGTGGCGCGCAGTCGGGTTCTCAGAAAAGAATTCCCTAACGATTACAGTGATCACAGGCGCTGTCAATATTATTACTACCTTAGTTGCGATCGCCTTCGTAGATAAATTTGGTCGTAAGCCTTTGCTCATCTTAGGGTCAATCGGTATGACCGTGACCTTGGGAACGATGGCTTATATTTTTGGACACGCTGCGACCGATGCGGCTGGTAATCCGACATTGACTGGAAACGCAGGTATTATCGCGCTTGTTGCAGCTAACCTATATGTGTTCTGCTTCGGTTTCTCTTGGGGGCCAGTAGTTTGGGTACTATTGGGAGAAATGTTTAACAACAGAATTCGTGCAGCTGCTCTAGCAGTAGCTGCGGCAATGCAATGGATAGCAAATTTCGTTGTTTCCACAACATTTCCGCCGATATTGCAATATTTTGGGCTAGGTGCTGCATATGGTATTTATACAACTGCTGCGGCTATCTCGCTCTTTTTCGTTTGGTTCTTTATTAGAGAAACCAAAGGAATGGAATTAGAAGAGATGTAA
- a CDS encoding carbohydrate-selective porin OprB yields MLKNFFYSFPLVFLLSPAAWGLPANDNLKIADAADNNSSLQEQVNSVSQLSDVQPTDWAFQALQSLVERYGCITGYPNGTYRGNRALTRYEFAAGLNACLNRIGELINTSTSDLVTKGDLATLQKLQQEFAAELTTLRGRVDTLEARTATLEQQQFSTTTKLNAQIITAVSDTFGNRVGGDRDESNTYFAYRGRLNLESSFTGKDMLRVRLEFGNFLNTDGTSRIASASGTGMTRLNFDTDSNNTVSIPHIRYYFPVSDSLSFVVGPVGIGYTDITETVTPATIADDGNGVPSLFGEYSPLFRRGGGGAAVNWNIAQNLILTLGYLAGSPEVPTGSNGLFNGGYNALAHLVYHGDEGAIGIAYSHGYNPGGKVDLTGGTGSRLAASPFGDNIATSNDIVGAQGYYRFSPNFQIHAWGGYIWANAENSGFSNISNGRGGIDSLFVNNGDNANAWFGAVGLSFPDVGGRGNLPGIIVGIPPHVTNSSVRQENDNAYHIEAFYRWRVNDNISVTPGFWVILNPENNSNNDTQYVGVLRSTFDF; encoded by the coding sequence ATGCTAAAAAACTTTTTTTACAGTTTTCCCCTTGTATTTTTGCTATCTCCGGCAGCCTGGGGATTACCCGCAAACGATAATTTAAAAATTGCTGATGCCGCAGATAATAACAGCAGTTTGCAGGAACAGGTAAACTCTGTTTCTCAGCTTTCGGACGTTCAACCTACGGATTGGGCATTCCAAGCTTTGCAATCGCTGGTTGAACGCTACGGCTGTATTACAGGTTATCCCAATGGCACTTATCGCGGCAATCGTGCCCTGACTCGCTATGAATTTGCGGCGGGTTTAAATGCTTGCTTGAATCGGATTGGCGAGCTAATTAATACCAGTACTAGCGATTTGGTTACTAAGGGAGACTTAGCCACATTGCAAAAGTTGCAGCAGGAGTTCGCAGCCGAATTAACAACCCTGCGCGGCCGTGTGGATACCTTGGAGGCGCGCACAGCCACACTAGAACAGCAACAGTTTTCCACCACTACTAAATTAAATGCCCAAATTATCACAGCCGTTAGCGACACCTTTGGTAATAGAGTTGGAGGCGATCGCGATGAATCCAATACTTACTTTGCATATCGCGGCCGTCTCAACTTAGAGAGCAGCTTTACAGGCAAAGATATGTTGCGCGTCCGCTTGGAGTTTGGCAACTTCTTAAATACTGATGGCACAAGCCGGATTGCTTCAGCCTCAGGTACAGGCATGACGCGGCTAAACTTTGATACCGACAGCAACAATACAGTCAGTATTCCCCACATCCGTTACTACTTTCCAGTGAGTGATTCCCTATCTTTTGTTGTGGGGCCAGTAGGCATTGGCTACACCGATATCACAGAGACCGTAACTCCTGCCACGATCGCAGATGATGGCAATGGTGTTCCTTCTTTATTCGGAGAATATAGCCCTCTATTCCGGCGCGGCGGCGGCGGTGCGGCTGTTAACTGGAACATTGCCCAAAACCTAATTTTGACTCTAGGCTATTTGGCGGGTTCCCCCGAAGTTCCAACAGGAAGCAATGGGCTATTTAATGGCGGTTACAATGCCCTAGCACACTTGGTCTATCACGGCGACGAAGGAGCAATAGGCATCGCCTACTCTCATGGCTATAATCCTGGTGGGAAAGTCGATCTCACAGGCGGAACTGGTAGTAGACTGGCAGCTTCCCCTTTTGGAGATAATATTGCTACTTCCAACGATATTGTCGGCGCACAAGGATACTATCGCTTTTCACCTAATTTTCAAATCCACGCTTGGGGCGGATATATCTGGGCAAATGCTGAAAACTCTGGTTTCAGTAATATTTCCAATGGCAGAGGTGGAATAGATTCGTTGTTCGTTAACAATGGGGACAATGCTAATGCCTGGTTTGGAGCAGTCGGTCTATCCTTCCCAGATGTTGGGGGTAGGGGCAACCTCCCGGGAATTATTGTGGGTATCCCACCCCACGTTACTAACAGCAGTGTTCGTCAAGAGAACGACAATGCTTACCACATCGAAGCTTTTTATCGCTGGCGAGTCAACGATAACATCTCCGTGACTCCTGGTTTTTGGGTAATTCTCAACCCAGAAAACAACAGCAACAACGATACACAGTATGTCGGTGTATTGCGTAGCACTTTCGATTTCTAA
- a CDS encoding inner-membrane translocator: MSQTVRHRPGAQPVSRQRQSINNLIQIAGILPILLLICILFAVLTPSFLTPGNAINILRQASINIVLATGMTFVILTGGIDLSVGSILAVSAVVTLIASLVPGLGWAAVIVGLLTGLVLGLINGALITFLDVPPFIVTLGSLTALRGVAYLVANGTTVINRDINFAWVGNSYLGPFPWLVVIALLAVLASWFILRQTVLGVQIYAVGGNERAARLTGIKVNRVLLFVYGVSGLLAGLAGIMSASRLYSASGLLGQGYELDAIAAVILGGTSFTGGIGTIGGTLLGALIIAILNNGLTLLNLSYFWQLVVKGLVIILAVMIDRLRRRSR; encoded by the coding sequence ATGAGTCAAACTGTCAGACATAGACCAGGTGCGCAACCAGTATCGCGCCAGCGTCAATCAATCAACAACCTCATCCAGATTGCAGGGATTCTGCCGATTTTGCTACTTATCTGCATCTTGTTTGCGGTTTTGACCCCCAGCTTCCTTACACCCGGTAACGCCATCAATATATTGCGGCAAGCATCAATCAATATTGTGCTGGCAACGGGAATGACCTTTGTCATCCTAACTGGAGGTATTGACCTTTCTGTTGGATCGATATTGGCTGTTTCTGCCGTAGTAACACTGATTGCCTCCCTAGTTCCAGGTTTGGGTTGGGCGGCGGTAATTGTTGGCTTGCTCACAGGATTAGTTTTGGGCTTAATCAACGGTGCTTTGATCACCTTTTTGGATGTACCGCCCTTTATTGTCACCCTAGGTTCGCTAACCGCCTTACGAGGCGTTGCCTATTTAGTTGCCAATGGTACAACAGTTATTAACCGTGACATCAATTTTGCTTGGGTAGGTAATAGCTATTTAGGCCCCTTTCCTTGGCTAGTAGTAATTGCACTGCTGGCCGTCTTAGCTAGTTGGTTTATTCTGCGACAAACTGTGTTAGGGGTGCAGATATATGCTGTTGGTGGTAACGAACGGGCAGCACGATTAACTGGTATTAAAGTTAATCGCGTCTTGCTATTTGTCTACGGGGTGAGTGGATTACTAGCAGGTTTGGCAGGCATCATGAGTGCTAGCCGTTTATATAGTGCTAGTGGCTTGTTGGGTCAAGGTTATGAATTGGATGCGATCGCGGCTGTAATTTTAGGTGGTACTAGCTTTACAGGTGGTATTGGTACGATTGGCGGTACTCTGCTAGGTGCATTGATCATTGCGATTCTCAACAATGGTTTGACCTTGTTGAACCTATCTTACTTCTGGCAACTAGTCGTTAAGGGACTAGTAATTATTTTGGCCGTAATGATCGATCGCCTACGCAGACGTTCTAGATAA
- a CDS encoding ABC transporter-related protein, which translates to MTTSIETSFPGSPTANPVLEMQGITKRFHGVPALQNVNLTIYPGEVHALMGENGAGKSTLMKILAGAYIADEGEIRINGQPIKITDPATARQAGINLIYQELNVAPNLTVTENMFMGSELRRGQFLDRQGMEQEARQVLQSLGASFATTDIVGTLSIAEQQQVEIARALKDKSRILVMDEPTAALSDRETERLFEVIRKLRDDGIAIIYISHRMEEVYALANRISVLRDGQYVGSLTRDEISPQRLVQMMVGRPMQDFYEHQRRTDFGPVVLAVRNITDGRKIEPASFEIHAGEILGLAGLVGAGRTELSRLIFGADRKTGGEVFLDGKRLEINNPSDAIAVGIGYVPEDRKDQGLFLEMSSRKNIALNRLKQDAKAGVVNWGSVNQIATDAVENFHIRLANLEIRAVDLSGGNQQKLLLARWLAIKPKVLMLDEPTRGVDIGAKSEIYRIMSELAAHGIAILMVSSELPEIVGMSDRVLVMREGQIVGELDGSLGKEITQEKIMHYATGAAEVQGS; encoded by the coding sequence ATGACCACAAGTATTGAAACTTCTTTTCCTGGCTCACCAACGGCTAACCCTGTATTAGAAATGCAGGGAATTACTAAACGATTTCATGGTGTTCCGGCGCTGCAAAATGTCAATCTCACGATTTATCCGGGAGAAGTTCACGCTCTCATGGGCGAGAACGGAGCAGGTAAAAGCACATTGATGAAAATCCTGGCTGGGGCTTACATTGCCGATGAAGGCGAGATTCGCATCAATGGTCAACCTATAAAAATTACTGACCCAGCAACAGCGCGACAGGCGGGGATTAATCTCATCTATCAAGAACTGAATGTCGCACCCAATTTAACCGTTACCGAAAATATGTTTATGGGTAGCGAGTTACGGCGGGGTCAGTTTTTAGACCGCCAAGGCATGGAACAGGAAGCACGGCAAGTCTTGCAAAGTCTCGGTGCGAGTTTTGCGACAACTGATATAGTTGGTACTCTCTCCATTGCCGAACAGCAGCAGGTGGAAATTGCCCGCGCCTTGAAGGATAAAAGCCGCATCCTGGTGATGGACGAGCCAACCGCTGCCCTATCTGACCGCGAGACTGAACGTTTGTTTGAAGTAATTCGTAAACTCCGAGATGACGGCATTGCCATTATCTACATCAGTCACCGCATGGAAGAAGTGTATGCCTTGGCGAACCGAATTAGCGTGCTACGCGATGGTCAATATGTTGGTAGTTTGACAAGGGATGAAATTTCACCCCAGCGCTTGGTGCAAATGATGGTCGGTCGTCCGATGCAGGATTTTTACGAACATCAGCGGCGAACGGATTTTGGGCCAGTGGTGCTGGCTGTCAGGAATATCACCGATGGCCGCAAGATTGAACCTGCTAGTTTTGAAATTCATGCCGGAGAAATTCTCGGTTTAGCCGGGTTAGTGGGTGCAGGACGCACCGAACTATCCCGGCTAATTTTTGGTGCTGACCGCAAAACTGGTGGTGAAGTATTTCTAGATGGCAAAAGACTTGAGATAAATAATCCCAGCGATGCCATTGCTGTCGGCATTGGTTATGTTCCAGAAGACCGTAAAGACCAAGGTTTGTTTCTGGAGATGAGTTCTCGCAAGAATATTGCCCTTAATAGGCTGAAGCAGGATGCTAAAGCTGGCGTCGTTAACTGGGGTTCGGTCAATCAGATTGCCACAGACGCAGTAGAAAACTTTCATATCCGGCTTGCCAACCTGGAAATTAGAGCCGTGGATCTTTCTGGCGGGAATCAGCAAAAGCTACTGCTGGCGCGCTGGCTAGCGATTAAGCCAAAAGTATTGATGCTGGATGAGCCGACACGCGGTGTAGATATCGGTGCTAAAAGCGAAATTTACCGGATTATGAGCGAACTAGCAGCACATGGGATTGCGATTTTGATGGTTTCCAGCGAACTACCGGAGATTGTCGGCATGAGCGATCGCGTTTTGGTAATGCGAGAAGGGCAGATAGTAGGCGAACTGGATGGCAGCCTCGGTAAAGAAATAACCCAAGAAAAAATTATGCACTATGCCACTGGAGCAGCGGAGGTACAAGGATCATGA
- a CDS encoding periplasmic binding protein/LacI transcriptional regulator, whose translation MKRIAIAASILGILSGTLIGCSNGAQNDKTATNTDTNTTTKTASNTSAQTNTATGDKKLRSVAFTAGDLSNPFFVLMGKEIEAEAKRIGGNDVKVSVVSSAYDLNQQANQIENFTASNTDVIILNAADKTGIKPAVEKAKQAGRIVVAVDTGAEGVDATVTTNNVQAGEVACKYIADRLKGKGDVVIVNGPQVESVIQRVNGCENVLSKYPGIKILSKNQNAEGSRDGGLRVMTDLLTTFPKIDAVFAINDPSGVGAELAATQAQRKEFFIVGVDGAPEAIKAIANKDGIYAATATQNPRGMAKEAVDVGNNILHGKKPANSTILIPVKLITKDNVATEQGW comes from the coding sequence GTGAAACGAATTGCGATCGCAGCTAGCATATTAGGCATTCTTAGCGGTACTTTGATTGGTTGCTCAAATGGCGCTCAAAATGACAAGACTGCTACTAACACGGATACTAACACAACCACCAAAACTGCTAGCAATACTAGCGCCCAGACTAATACTGCCACTGGGGATAAGAAATTACGCTCGGTGGCTTTCACGGCTGGCGATTTGAGTAACCCCTTTTTCGTCCTGATGGGCAAGGAAATTGAGGCAGAAGCCAAGAGAATTGGCGGTAATGATGTCAAGGTGAGTGTGGTTTCCAGCGCCTATGACCTCAACCAACAAGCTAATCAAATTGAAAATTTTACAGCTTCCAATACTGACGTAATTATCCTGAATGCTGCCGATAAAACTGGCATTAAGCCAGCAGTAGAAAAAGCCAAGCAAGCAGGTAGAATCGTAGTTGCAGTAGATACAGGTGCAGAAGGCGTAGATGCCACCGTTACTACTAATAACGTGCAAGCGGGAGAAGTTGCTTGTAAATATATTGCCGATCGACTCAAAGGCAAAGGTGATGTCGTCATCGTCAACGGGCCGCAGGTAGAGTCGGTAATCCAACGGGTTAATGGCTGCGAGAATGTATTGTCCAAATATCCCGGTATTAAAATCCTCTCGAAAAACCAGAATGCAGAAGGCAGTCGAGACGGCGGACTGAGGGTGATGACAGACTTGCTGACAACCTTCCCGAAGATAGATGCGGTATTTGCCATTAACGACCCCAGTGGAGTGGGAGCAGAATTAGCAGCTACCCAAGCACAACGTAAAGAGTTCTTTATTGTTGGGGTCGATGGTGCGCCAGAAGCAATCAAAGCGATCGCCAATAAAGATGGTATATATGCAGCAACTGCTACTCAAAATCCTAGAGGCATGGCTAAAGAAGCAGTTGATGTGGGCAATAACATCTTGCATGGTAAGAAACCAGCTAATTCCACCATTCTGATTCCAGTCAAGCTGATCACCAAAGACAACGTCGCAACTGAACAAGGCTGGTAG
- a CDS encoding periplasmic binding protein/LacI transcriptional regulator, protein MRCGIEMNMKRMAIAISILGLVSGTVVGCTNGASKDNTATTETNTAINTSAQSKASNENGKLKTIGVSLGDLGNPFYVAVQKGAERQAKKIGSNVRVNTVSSAFDLNQQTNQIENFTAANTDLIILSAVDKKGVKPAIDQARQAGRVVVAVDSAVDADVDAMISSNNTQAGEIACKYIGDRLKGQGNVVILNGTQMDSIVQRVQGCMTSLSKYPGIKILSKDQNAEGTRDGGLRVMTDLLTTFPKIDAVFATNDQSGVGADLAARQARRKEFFIVGVDGSPDATKAMEDKDGLFAATAAQNPAGMAEKAVQVGNDVIQGKKPSNPNILVPVKLVTRENLSSYQGW, encoded by the coding sequence ATGCGTTGTGGGATAGAGATGAATATGAAGAGAATGGCGATCGCAATTAGTATATTAGGTTTAGTTAGCGGTACTGTTGTGGGTTGTACAAATGGCGCTTCTAAGGACAACACTGCTACCACTGAGACCAACACTGCTATCAACACTAGCGCCCAGAGTAAAGCTAGTAATGAAAATGGAAAATTAAAAACTATTGGTGTTAGCCTTGGTGACTTAGGTAATCCCTTCTACGTAGCAGTGCAGAAAGGTGCTGAGAGACAAGCCAAGAAAATCGGCAGTAATGTCAGAGTAAATACAGTTTCCAGCGCCTTTGACCTCAACCAGCAAACCAACCAAATCGAAAATTTCACCGCCGCGAATACTGACCTAATTATCCTCAGTGCTGTGGACAAAAAAGGAGTCAAACCAGCAATCGACCAAGCCAGACAAGCAGGTAGGGTTGTAGTTGCAGTAGACTCGGCCGTTGATGCAGATGTAGATGCAATGATTAGCTCCAACAATACCCAAGCTGGAGAGATTGCTTGCAAATATATAGGCGATCGCCTCAAGGGTCAAGGTAACGTAGTCATCCTCAACGGTACGCAGATGGACTCCATCGTCCAACGCGTACAAGGCTGTATGACATCACTGTCCAAATATCCCGGAATCAAAATCCTCTCTAAAGACCAGAACGCTGAAGGGACAAGAGATGGCGGACTCAGAGTGATGACAGACTTGCTCACAACCTTTCCCAAGATTGATGCAGTCTTTGCCACTAACGATCAAAGTGGGGTAGGAGCAGATTTAGCAGCTAGACAAGCAAGACGCAAAGAATTTTTTATTGTTGGGGTTGATGGTTCGCCAGACGCAACCAAAGCAATGGAAGACAAAGATGGTTTATTTGCTGCCACTGCGGCGCAAAATCCCGCCGGGATGGCAGAAAAAGCCGTTCAGGTGGGTAACGATGTCATCCAAGGCAAAAAACCGAGTAATCCCAACATTCTGGTTCCAGTCAAGTTAGTCACCCGTGAGAACCTTAGCAGCTATCAAGGCTGGTAG
- a CDS encoding inositol oxygenase HrmE — protein MSHTLNPIEQSQNNPLHSLEEWEEDLLNRYPDPESIVKEGKTTAEYRNYETTTRDTVKEFYRLNHINQTYDFVLKKEAEFSKFDKKEMSIWEAVEFLNQLVDDSDPDTDLDQLQHLLQTSEAIRADGHPDWMVLTGFFHDLGKVLCLFGEPQWATVGDTYPVGCAFSDKIVFSELFQENPDYNHPKYNTKYGVYQPNCGLSNVHMSWGHDEYCYRIMKPYLPEPALYILRYHSFYPQHRENAYEHLMNERDREMFKWVKLFNPYDLYSKNPNPPDWQQLKPYYEDLVAKYLPPTIKF, from the coding sequence ATGTCTCACACACTCAATCCTATAGAGCAATCACAAAACAATCCCTTACATTCACTAGAAGAATGGGAAGAAGACCTGCTAAATCGCTATCCCGATCCAGAAAGCATAGTTAAAGAAGGTAAGACTACCGCAGAGTACAGGAATTATGAAACTACTACTAGAGATACTGTCAAAGAATTTTATCGATTAAATCATATTAATCAGACCTACGATTTTGTCTTAAAAAAAGAAGCAGAGTTTTCCAAGTTTGACAAAAAAGAAATGTCGATTTGGGAAGCAGTAGAATTTTTGAATCAATTAGTAGATGATTCCGATCCAGATACAGATTTAGACCAATTACAACACTTATTGCAAACATCAGAAGCTATTCGTGCTGATGGTCATCCTGACTGGATGGTACTGACAGGCTTCTTTCACGATTTGGGGAAAGTACTTTGTCTGTTTGGCGAACCTCAATGGGCTACTGTAGGCGATACCTATCCTGTAGGATGTGCCTTCTCTGATAAAATAGTTTTCTCAGAGCTTTTTCAAGAGAATCCCGATTACAATCACCCGAAATATAACACTAAATATGGTGTTTATCAGCCGAATTGTGGATTGAGTAACGTACATATGTCATGGGGACATGATGAGTATTGTTATCGCATCATGAAACCCTATTTACCGGAACCCGCATTGTACATTCTCCGCTATCACTCATTTTATCCACAACATCGAGAAAATGCTTACGAACATTTGATGAACGAACGCGATCGCGAAATGTTTAAGTGGGTGAAGTTATTCAATCCCTACGATTTGTATTCTAAAAATCCCAATCCTCCAGATTGGCAACAACTCAAGCCATATTATGAAGATTTAGTGGCTAAATATTTACCCCCAACCATCAAATTTTAA